A region of Gracilinanus agilis isolate LMUSP501 chromosome 3, AgileGrace, whole genome shotgun sequence DNA encodes the following proteins:
- the SIX5 gene encoding homeobox protein SIX5, protein PGPGPAPSGGLRFSAEQVSCVCEALLQAGHAGRLGRFLGALPPAERLRGGSDALLRARALVAFQRGDFAELYRLLESRPFPAAHHAFLQDLYLRARYREAERARGRALGAVDKYRLRKKFPLPKTIWDGEETVYCFKERSRAALKACYRGNRYPAPDEKRRLAALTGLSLTQVSNWFKNRRQRDRTGGPGPAAAAAGAPARSESDGNPSTEDESSHGAEDLEPGAGGPPGGPEVPAPASVFLAGAGASSAPPAAPSILLNGGFLTAGSSPAVLLNGGSVIINGLALGEAPGLAPLLLTGAAGGGGPPPASPQAPAPLPSLLQVPQPGDLKAEDAQPEDGGSKGNPPPGEESLPFQGLSLSQVVPCSQTPAAPGPPPAAPLAPPAALTPAGPGPQVVPLSPPGPGAPLPAPQVVPLSPSGPVFPGASPLVSLPQVVPTSQVVTLPQGMGSLQLLPGPASPVKVAAAPGATLGQANVHLINPGVGVAAFQLPAATPGNFLLANPVSSSPIVTGMTLQQGKIILTATFPASMLVSQALPATAASLALPVKQEAPAPAAEGPPLPAFSGQPQLPVVPAAAGPTFSSDSSGLLTSVPVPAVPWPGGLELGVGTEGLFEMEKGLGAPAPHSLLRLPEGEGLLLGDAAGEDGDELEPEDKVLTQLQSVPVEDPLEL, encoded by the exons CCCGGCCCGGGGCCCGCGCCCAGCGGGGGGCTGCGCTTTTCGGCCGAGCAGGTGTCGTGCGTATGCGAGGCCCTGCTGCAGGCGGGCCACGCGGGCCGCCTGGGCCGCTTCTTGGGCGCGCTGCCTCCTGCCGAGCGCCTACGTGGCGGTAGCGACGCGCTACTGCGCGCCCGGGCGCTCGTGGCCTTCCAGCGCGGAGACTTCGCTGAGCTGTACCGGCTGCTGGAGAGCCGGCCCTTCCCCGCAGCGCACCACGCCTTCCTCCAGGACCTCTATCTGCGCGCCCGCTACCGCGAGGCCGAGCGTGCCCGGGGCCGCGCGTTGGGCGCCGTCGACAAGTACCGGCTGCGCAAGAAGTTCCCACTGCCCAAGACCATTTGGGACGGGGAGGAGACGGTGTACTGCTTCAAGGAGCGCTCGAGGGCCGCGCTCAAGGCCTGCTACCGCGGCAACCGCTACCCGGCCCCGGATGAGAAGCGCCGCCTCGCTGCGCTCACGGGCCTCTCACTCACGCAGGTCAGCAACTGGTTCAAGAACCGACGGCAGCGCGACCGCACCGGGGGCCCGGGCCCGGCGGCGGCGGCCGCCGGAGCGCCAGCCAGGAG CGAGTCAGATGGGAACCCCAGCACAGAGGATGAGTCCAGCCATGGGGCTGAGGACCTGGAGCCTGGGGCAGGGGGCCCCCCGGGGGGCCCAGAGGTGCCAGCTCCTGCTTCTGTCTTCCTGGCGGGGGCAGGGGCCTCATCTGCACCCCCGGCTGCCCCATCCATTCTGCTCAATGGTGGCTTCTTGACTGCTGGCAGCTCCCCCGCTGTGCTGCTCAATGGTGGATCCGTCATCATCAACGGGCTGGCATTGGGGGAGGCCCCGGGCCTGGCCCCACTCCTGCTCACAGGAGCTGCCGGAGGAGGGGGTCCGCCCCCTGCCAGCCCCCAGGCCCCGGCTCCACTTCCCTCCCTGCTCCAAGTTCCCCAGCCTGGAGACCTGAAGGCAGAAGATGCCCAGCCAGAGGATGGGGGCTCCAAAGGGAACCCCCCGCCTGGGGAGGAATCCCTGCCCTTCCAGGGGCTGTCCCTCTCCCAAGTGGTGCCCTGCTCCCAGACCCCTGCAGCCCCAGGCCCCCCGCCAGCAGCGCCCCTTGCTCCTCCTGCAGCCCTGACGCCAGCCGGGCCTGGGCCCCAGGTGGTCCCGCTGTCGCCTCCAGGGCCAGGAGCTCCCCTTCCCGCCCCCCAGGTGGTCCCGCTCTCTCCGTCTGGCCCCGTGTTCCCCGGGGCCTCCCCCTTGGTTTCCCTTCCCCAAGTGGTGCCCACATCGCAGGTGGTGACCCTGCCCCAAGGCATGGGCTCCCTACAGCTGCTGCCCGGGCCTGCCAGCCCCGTCAAGGTGGCAGCAGCACCCGGAGCCACCTTGGGCCAGGCCAACGTTCACCTCATCAACCCAGGAGTTGGGGTTGCGGCCTTTCAGCTGCCTGCGGCCACCCCAG GTAACTTCCTCTTGGCCAACCCCGTTTCCAGCAGTCCTATTGTGACGGGGATGACGCTTCAACAGGGCAAGATCATCCTGACCGCCACCTTCCCCGCCAGCATGCTGGTCTCCCAGGCCTTGCCAGCCACTGCCGCCAGCTTGGCTCTGCCCGTCAAACAGGAAGCCCCGGCTCCTGCGGCCGAGGGGCCGCCCCTGCCCGCCTTCTCCGGCCAGCCCCAGCTGCCTGTGGTCCCGGCGGCTGCTGGTCCAACCTTCTCCTCGGACTCCTCTGGCCTCTTAACCAGTGTCCCTGTCCCTGCCGTCCCTTGGCCCGGGGGGCTGGAGTTGGGGGTGGGAACAGAGGGGCTCTTCGAGATGGAGAAAGGGCTGGGGGCGCCTGCTCCCCATTCCCTCCTGAGGCTTCCAGAGGGCGAGGGCCTCCTTTTGGGGGATGCGGCGGGGGAGGATGGGGATGAACTGGAGCCTGAGGACAAAGTGTTGACCCAGCTGCAGTCGGTGCCTGTGGAGGACCCTCTGGAATTATGA